The Pseudanabaena galeata CCNP1313 genome has a segment encoding these proteins:
- a CDS encoding DUF6744 family protein, with the protein MNTTAMIATQQALIDRGAEYLGDLIAWSICAETRLSEQTLKQAAQQVNLDYGYLPESPNKLSAFKHARSKTQTQLTSHDLLIRQISNNGVLVYGFVLENKNEKDKKLRYSQLASYSFDKSNESTNWKQEDWSSEYESLITIAKATFDKWYAWSQEITSKEIRAMLTEFVKKSGVPFREKGGTYFVARRFRTELKAFRELLPLIHRENYMRWMPIAGIGDMDIIARQSLEKEVQAMSGYLDDLLDPQKASETKGSTLQNQLRVYREVEDKTKMLSELLQFRSDTLTDKLAQLKQRCVEALNGMATTASTKTEVKPTDPPTIPEQQPEAETLQQEISIDPDPEADIEDNLFDIGF; encoded by the coding sequence ACACAGCAAGCCTTGATCGACAGAGGAGCCGAGTACTTAGGAGACTTGATTGCATGGTCAATTTGTGCCGAAACTCGACTGAGTGAACAAACACTGAAGCAAGCAGCCCAACAAGTCAACCTAGACTATGGCTATTTGCCTGAAAGTCCCAACAAACTGAGCGCATTCAAACATGCCCGTTCCAAAACTCAAACCCAACTCACCAGTCACGATCTGTTAATTCGTCAAATCTCGAATAATGGCGTACTGGTTTATGGATTTGTCCTAGAGAACAAGAACGAAAAAGACAAAAAGCTCCGCTATAGCCAACTCGCCTCCTATAGCTTTGACAAAAGCAACGAGTCAACCAATTGGAAACAAGAAGACTGGAGTAGCGAATATGAATCACTGATTACAATTGCCAAAGCCACCTTTGACAAATGGTATGCATGGAGTCAAGAGATCACCAGCAAAGAAATCCGCGCCATGCTGACTGAATTTGTCAAAAAGTCTGGAGTCCCATTTCGAGAAAAAGGCGGCACATACTTTGTCGCCCGTCGGTTTAGGACAGAACTGAAAGCATTTCGGGAATTGCTACCCCTAATCCATAGGGAGAACTATATGCGCTGGATGCCGATCGCAGGAATCGGTGACATGGACATCATCGCGAGGCAATCACTAGAGAAAGAAGTACAGGCAATGTCAGGCTACCTAGACGACCTGCTAGATCCGCAGAAAGCATCAGAAACCAAAGGCAGCACCCTGCAAAACCAACTACGAGTATATCGGGAAGTAGAAGACAAAACCAAGATGCTCTCAGAGCTATTACAATTCCGCTCTGACACTCTGACCGATAAACTTGCCCAACTAAAACAACGTTGTGTGGAAGCTCTAAATGGAATGGCAACCACAGCTTCCACAAAAACTGAAGTAAAACCAACCGATCCTCCTACTATTCCTGAACAACAACCAGAAGCAGAAACACTTCAGCAAGAAATCAGTATAGATCCCGACCCAGAAGCTGATATCGAAGACAACCTATTTGATATCGGCTTCTAG